A single Bos mutus isolate GX-2022 chromosome 25, NWIPB_WYAK_1.1, whole genome shotgun sequence DNA region contains:
- the MYL11 gene encoding myosin regulatory light chain 11: MAPKKAKRRAAAEGGSSSVFSMFDQTQIQEFKEAFTVIDQNRDGIIDKEDLRDTFAAMGRLNVKNEELDAMMKEASGPINFTVFLNMFGEKLKGADPEDVITGAFKVLDPEGKGTIKKQFLEELLTTQCDRFSHEEIKNMWAAFPPDVGGNVDYKNICYVITHGDAKDQE; encoded by the exons ATG GCACCCAAGAAGGCCAAGAGAAGGGCAGCGGCAGAGGGCGGAAGCTCCAGTGTCTTCTCCATGTTTGATCAGACCCAAATCCAGGAGTTCAAGGAG GCCTTCACAGTAATTGACCAGAACCGGGATGGCATTATTGACAAGGAAGACCTGCGGGACACTTTTGCAGCCATGG GGCGTCTTAATGTGAAGAATGAGGAGCTAGACGCCATGATGAAGGAAGCCAGTGGGCCCATCAACTTCACTGTCTTCCTGAACATGTTTGGGGAGAAGCTCAAAG GTGCCGACCCTGAGGATGTGATCACTGGAGCCTTCAAGGTCTTAGACCCTGAGGGAAAAGGCACCATCAAGAAGCAATT CCTGGAGGAGCTGCTGACCACTCAGTGTGACCGCTTCTCCCATGAAGAG ATCAAGAACATGTGGGCTGCCTTCCCCCCCGACGTGGGCGGCAACGTAGACTACAAGAACATCTGCTACGTCATCACGCATGGTGACGCCAAGGACCAGGAGTAG